DNA sequence from the Peteryoungia desertarenae genome:
CATCTTCTGGATGCGCTTCATGAAATAGCTCTGCAGCCCGAAGGTCCCCTCGATCCCCTCCTGCTCCATCAGCTTTCGAGCGAGCGGAGACGCCATCCAGGTATTGGCCGCCACTTCGTCGCCGCCGACATGGATGAGCTTTGACGGGAAGAGCGCGACCATCTCGTCAAAGACCTTGCCCAGCACCTCATAGGTATATTCGATCGCCGGGTTCAGCGCATTGTTCGGATAGCCCTGCACCGAGCGATAGCTGTCCGGTGCTTCCTGGCCATCGACCAGCTCCGGCAGGGCCACCAGCATCGCCGTGCTATGGCCGGGGATGTCGATCTCTGGCACCACCTCAACCTGAAGAGCTGCCGCATGGGCAACGATGTCGCGCACCTCGTCCTGGGCATAGAAACCACCGACCGGCTCGGCACCATTGCCGAGCTGCGGCAGGAGCGGTTCGTCGGGACCGCGCAACACGCCAATCGTGGTGAGCTGCGGGAAGGCCTTGATCTCGAGACGCCACGCTTCGTCGTCGGACAAATGCCAGTGGAAAGTGTTCATCCGGAACCAGGCCATGATGTCGATCAGCCGCTTGACGTCAGCGACCGGATAGAACTGGCGGGAGACATCGAGATGGCAACCGCGCCAGCCGTAACGCGGCTTGTCGGTGATCGTGCCCGAGACCGGAAAGCGGAACCTACCCGGCTGCGTGCGGGCGCCATGCAGCATCTGGGCAAGCAGGGTGAGCGCATATTGCAGGCCGGCGACATCGCCATAGGCGAGTGCGATACCGTCAGCGGCAAAGTTGAGCGTGTAGGCGGAGGCGCCCAGGGCCTCGTCGGCACGGAAGGTGATCGACCGCCCCTGGTGCACCGGCGCAAGAGACAGAGGCGCATGACCGGCGGCAAAGAGGCGGCAGAAGAGCCGCAAGACGTTTTCGACTTCCCGCAGCTCGAGGAGAGACGAACCGCTGGCGGGATAGAGCGCGACGGGCAAGCCTTCGCCTGCCACGAGCTCGGCGGAAACCGGCCAGGGCAGCATGGCGAAAGGCTGCGTGACCTGCCCCTCCGGCAGAAGCGGTGGCGGAGGGGCGCTGTCACCGCCGCCGAGCATCAGGTCAGCCACTGCAACGGCGGCATGCTGACCGGTCGAGAGCGTGAGATAGGCGGATTTCGCCCCGTCTGTGCGGTGTTTGGCCGCGCGCCACAAGCCGCCGACGCGGAAGGTCCATGAAGCACCCGGCTGCAGCACAAAGCCCGCCGGCGGCACGAACTGGTGGAAATTGGCGTTGCGCTTCAGGAAGACGGCATTCTCGAGGATCGGCTCTTCCAGGTCCTTCACGCGGGTGAGCGACGTATAGGCAAGCTTGAAATCGGCAAGCGCCACATCGGAGAGATTGACCAGCGTGAAGACGAAGGCGCCACAGGCGTCGCCTTCCACCGGATGCCACGCGTTTTCGAGGCGAAACTGAACGTCTGTTGCCATGGGGAATGCTCCGGGCTTTTCGGTATCAATAATTGTCGGATTGCGAGAAGGTTCGGGCGAGCTCGGCCTGACCGGCTGTCAGCCCGCAGTCGACGGGCAGGCACACGCCGGTAATGGCCGCCGCCTGATCGCTCGACAGGAAGAACACGGCATTGGCGATGTCCTCGGCCGTCGCGATCCGGCGCAGCGCATACCAGCGCTTGGCTTCCTCGAAGACTAGAGGATTGGCAGCAGCGCGCGCCTCCCAGGCCTGGGTGCGCACGGTGCCGGGCGCGACCGCATTCGAGCGGATGCCGTATTTGCCGTATTCGACGGCAATCAGCCTGGTCAGATGGATGAGCCCGGCCTTCGCCGCGCTATAGGCCGGATGACCGAAGACGGCCATGCCATTGACCGAGGAAATGTTGACGAGCGCGCCCCTGGACGCCTTCAGCGCCTCCTCAAAAGCGCGGAAGCAGAGGAAGGGCGCTTCGAGATTGAGGGCATTGTCTTTTCGCCAGATCTCGCCATCGGTGTCGCCGAGGCTGACGGCCCTTGCCGCGCCGGCATTGTTGACGAGCGTATGGACCAGCCCATGGCCGGCCACGCGATTGGCGGTCTCGGCCAGATCCGTCTCGTTCGTCACGTCGCAGGTGAGCGGCACGAAACGCGGATCACTCCCAAGCTCCGCAATCGCGCGATCCAGTGCCGCGGAATCCAGATCCAGCAGAACCACAAGATCATGGCTGTCAGCCAGACGCCTGGCGATCGCCCGCCCGATATCGCCGGCAGCACCGGTCACGACGGCAACCTTAGGCGTCACGGCAGGTCTCCGATATCGATGCGGGCATGGGATCAGTCTCCGAGAAGTTGCCGGTCGTCACCATCGCGGTGTTCGACCAGCTGTTGTTTGATATGGCGCAGCGTCACCTGCGACTGCTTGCGATTGCGATAGGCAACCAGGCTCGCGATCACATCGACGACCGCGAGATAGGCGAAACGCGTCGAGGTCGGCCGGAAGATGTTTTCGCCTTCCGGCAGATCGATGCCGATGACGAGTTCGGACGCCTCGGCAACGAGGCTCTGGCTCTGGGTGAGCGCGATCGTGGTGATGCCGTTCTCGCGGGCAAGCTTGAAGCATTTGACCAGCTCGGCATTGCGCCCCGAAAACGAGGAACCGATCAGCACATCGTTGGAACGTGCGGCGGCCGTCAGCATCAGCTGCATGTTATGATCGGCAGAGGCCGTGACCCGCGAGCCCAGACGAAAGAGGCGGTTCTGGATCTCGCCCGCAATCATCGAGGAATTGCCGCCGGAGCCGAAGGCATAGACCATCTCGGCGCGCGCCAGCCGATCCGCCACCTTGTCCAGAATGGCGGGGTCCAGCGCCCGATGCACCATGAACATGGCGTTCTGCGCCTTGGTGATCACATCACTCGCAACATCGGCCGGCTCCGTGCTCTGGGCCTCCGGGTTGAGATAGCGCACCCCGACATAGGCCGTGCGGGCGAGATTGACCTTGAAGTCGGCAAAGCTGTTGCAGCCGAGACGACGGCAGAAGCGCGTCACCGTCGGCGGAGAGACCTCCGCCTTCTCGGCGAGCTCGATGATCGAGGCATTGACCGCGAAGTCGAAAGAATTGAGCAGGATATCCGCGATGCGTTGCTCGGAGGCCGAAAACTGCCCTGCCTCTTCCTGGATGCGCGCGAAAATGTCCAATGCCCTGCCCTCTCTCTTATTTCGAAGGCTTGAAGGCTACGCAGTCGATCTCGACCTTGCAATCGACCATCATCGAGGCCTGGACGCAGGCCCGCGCTGGCGGGTGCTCGCCGAAATACTGCTGGTAGATCTTGTTGAAACTCCAGAAGTCGCGCGGGTCATCCAGCCACACGCCGCAGCGCACGACATGCTCGAGCCCATAGCCCGCCTCGTCCAGAATGGCGATGACATTGGCGATCGTCTTGTGGGTCTGTTCGATGATGCCGCCCGCGATGATCTCACCGTCTTCCATGGCCACCTGGCCGGAGACATAGAGCCAGCCATCGGCCTCGACAGCCCGGGCAAAGGGCAGTCGCTGGCCACCCGCACCCGCCTTCTCGGCCCCGTAACGCTTGATCGTCATGGACACCTCTCATGCAAATTATTTTCTTCGATCGTTGACAAGCGACCACAAAAAACCGATTTTGACCAGACAAAATCGACATTCATGAAAAGAATTTAAAAGCGGGGAAGAAATGCGCAACCCATTCCAGAATCCGTTTCCAGCAACGGACGAAGCCCGCCACGCCATCTGGGAGATGCTCGTCCCCCGCGACATCGATGCCTTCCTCGCCGCCGACTGGGCGATGGTCGCCCATGACTTCATCGAGGACGGCTTCATCGGCATCAGCGGCAATCGCGAGGACAATCCGGACAAGTGGACGCTCGCCTTCCCCAATCTTGAGGCTTACCGCGACGAGTGGCTGAAACAGGCC
Encoded proteins:
- a CDS encoding beta-N-acetylhexosaminidase; its protein translation is MATDVQFRLENAWHPVEGDACGAFVFTLVNLSDVALADFKLAYTSLTRVKDLEEPILENAVFLKRNANFHQFVPPAGFVLQPGASWTFRVGGLWRAAKHRTDGAKSAYLTLSTGQHAAVAVADLMLGGGDSAPPPPLLPEGQVTQPFAMLPWPVSAELVAGEGLPVALYPASGSSLLELREVENVLRLFCRLFAAGHAPLSLAPVHQGRSITFRADEALGASAYTLNFAADGIALAYGDVAGLQYALTLLAQMLHGARTQPGRFRFPVSGTITDKPRYGWRGCHLDVSRQFYPVADVKRLIDIMAWFRMNTFHWHLSDDEAWRLEIKAFPQLTTIGVLRGPDEPLLPQLGNGAEPVGGFYAQDEVRDIVAHAAALQVEVVPEIDIPGHSTAMLVALPELVDGQEAPDSYRSVQGYPNNALNPAIEYTYEVLGKVFDEMVALFPSKLIHVGGDEVAANTWMASPLARKLMEQEGIEGTFGLQSYFMKRIQKMLAERGRKLAGWDEVSHGGGVDPDGTLLMAWQKPEVGLELARQGYDVVMTPGQAYYLDMVQDESFQEPGGSWAGTVPPKRTYTYEAVAEFPAELAPRMRGVQACIWSEHFLSRDYFNHLVFPRLPAIAEAAWTPKENKDWLRFAAIVRLSPRY
- a CDS encoding SDR family oxidoreductase; protein product: MTPKVAVVTGAAGDIGRAIARRLADSHDLVVLLDLDSAALDRAIAELGSDPRFVPLTCDVTNETDLAETANRVAGHGLVHTLVNNAGAARAVSLGDTDGEIWRKDNALNLEAPFLCFRAFEEALKASRGALVNISSVNGMAVFGHPAYSAAKAGLIHLTRLIAVEYGKYGIRSNAVAPGTVRTQAWEARAAANPLVFEEAKRWYALRRIATAEDIANAVFFLSSDQAAAITGVCLPVDCGLTAGQAELARTFSQSDNY
- a CDS encoding MurR/RpiR family transcriptional regulator, translating into MDIFARIQEEAGQFSASEQRIADILLNSFDFAVNASIIELAEKAEVSPPTVTRFCRRLGCNSFADFKVNLARTAYVGVRYLNPEAQSTEPADVASDVITKAQNAMFMVHRALDPAILDKVADRLARAEMVYAFGSGGNSSMIAGEIQNRLFRLGSRVTASADHNMQLMLTAAARSNDVLIGSSFSGRNAELVKCFKLARENGITTIALTQSQSLVAEASELVIGIDLPEGENIFRPTSTRFAYLAVVDVIASLVAYRNRKQSQVTLRHIKQQLVEHRDGDDRQLLGD
- a CDS encoding RidA family protein, whose protein sequence is MTIKRYGAEKAGAGGQRLPFARAVEADGWLYVSGQVAMEDGEIIAGGIIEQTHKTIANVIAILDEAGYGLEHVVRCGVWLDDPRDFWSFNKIYQQYFGEHPPARACVQASMMVDCKVEIDCVAFKPSK